GATCAAAATCAGTCCAGATCATTGGCGTTCAGTTCTGCGATGCTGGCTTGATACGCGCAAGCGCCTGTGGCGCGAGTTCGGCATTCCAATCACTGAGAAACTACACACCACTGAGAAACTACACACCACTGCCTATGTGAACGGGCGTGGTCGAATCTCGAAAAGTATCTCTGGCCGGCATGTTCACGATGGACACGAATATTGGAAAGACTTCGGTCGTGAAGTAGCGCATGAGCGCTTGGAAGCTTTGCGATGCGCCGAGGGACTGTCGCTTGGCGCGATCTGCCGTCGCAGAAAACCCGGTAACCTGGCGCAGATCAAAAGAGAACTCTATGCCGAACTCGCGACGAGAGTCGAACACGAGTTGCTTGAGTTCGACTCTCTAGCAATGATTTTCATGGATGGCGATGGGGCTGACGGCTCTTGTCGAACCGCCCGTCGAGGACTCGCTTTAGCTGAACGCCGCGTCATTGAGGATGCGATTCATATCGAGTCCGCAGGATCTCAGTTGATCCAAATGGCCGACCTCGTCGCGTGGTGCGCCAACACCACAATCGACCGCCACGAGAAAAATGTGTTCGCCGCTGAGTGGTCCAACGACCACTTGTCCGAACGTGACCCCAACCGAGAGCCAAAGGAAATTTAGCCCTACAAACAGCTAGACCCCCTTATCCACAGGAGTGGAGGGGTCTGCGGCGACCACTTTACGCTCGACGCGACCGTGCGCCAAAGTGCAGCAATCTGCGTCATATCCACCCCTGCCGAGGATGCACGGTTGCAAACGGTGTCATCCCCGGCTTGGTACTCACCGCCGCTCTGGTGATTGATCCACCCACGACCGCAACTGTCGACTCGATCTTCGGCAGCCGACTTCCTGACCATACTCAGTTGATCGTGCGCATGAACCCAAATCTGCTGGCTCACAAGGAAAATCTGTTCGGTCGGTTGTCGAAGAAGTGGTCTTTGGGCGCTGACTGCGACGGTCATTTCAGCGTGACAATCCACCCGGATCGAGGTAAATCGAGCGATCCGAGACCGCTTACAACGTGATATACATCACATTTCAATGCAATTCTGTAACGCCCAAAAGGCTCCGATAACGGCAATCGACCTGCAAAGACGCGTTCTGATGCACATCTG
The nucleotide sequence above comes from Rhodococcus sp. KBS0724. Encoded proteins:
- a CDS encoding DUF3800 domain-containing protein; this translates as MPQSPTKAVSGWIKISPDHWRSVLRCWLDTRKRLWREFGIPITEKLHTTEKLHTTAYVNGRGRISKSISGRHVHDGHEYWKDFGREVAHERLEALRCAEGLSLGAICRRRKPGNLAQIKRELYAELATRVEHELLEFDSLAMIFMDGDGADGSCRTARRGLALAERRVIEDAIHIESAGSQLIQMADLVAWCANTTIDRHEKNVFAAEWSNDHLSERDPNREPKEI